CCCTCTGAATACGTTGCTGAACCGCCGCTTGATCAAGATTGCGGGCCGCAAAGAAACCATCGGCCGTCCTTTGCTTTACGCAACCACGAGCGAGTTTTTGGAGATCTTCGGGCTCAAGGACTTGAACGACCTCCCCGCTCTGCAAGAACTCTCCGGTGCGCTCGAAAGCTTGGGCGTTACAGAAAGTGCAGAAGACCATGCCGTTAGCCAACAAGAAGTCCTCCCCCTCGTCGAGCGTTCCGAAGAATGCGGCGCGCAAACCCCAGAAGGATTCGAGTCCGCGCCTGCAACGCCTGCAGAAGATTTTGGCGCAAGCGGGCCTAGCTTCGCGCCGCCAGGCGGAACAATGGATTCTGGAGGGGCGAGTGCGGGTGAACGGCCGGGTGGTGACCGAACTCGGGAGCAAGGCTGACCCGCTGCGCGACCACATCACCGTCGATCACAAACGGGTGCGCATTGCCTCGGAGTTCGTTTACCTCGTCATGCACAAACCTGTGGGAGTGGTCACGACTATGTCCGACCCCGAGGGACGCCCCACCGTGCGCGACTTGCTTCCGAAGCTCTCGGCGCGGGTGTACCCGGTGGGACGACTCGATTACCACTCTTCCGGGCTGCTCCTGTTCACCAACGATGGCGAGTTGGCGTTGCGCCTTATGCACCCGCGCTACGGCGTCACCAAGGTGTACCACGTGAAGGTAAAGGGCGTACCTCCGGAGAGTGCGCTGCAACGCCTACACCGCGGCGTGCGCTTGGCCGACGGGCGGGCAA
This sequence is a window from Candidatus Binatia bacterium. Protein-coding genes within it:
- the rluB gene encoding pseudouridine synthase encodes the protein MRVNGRVVTELGSKADPLRDHITVDHKRVRIASEFVYLVMHKPVGVVTTMSDPEGRPTVRDLLPKLSARVYPVGRLDYHSSGLLLFTNDGELALRLMHPRYGVTKVYHVKVKGVPPESALQRLHRGVRLADGRARVESVRVLRSSGTKTWLEITIREGKKHEIRRLCQAVGHDVEKLKRVALGPVELGNLEPGESRLLTEREVRILRRAVGLEE